A window of [Ruminococcus] lactaris ATCC 29176 genomic DNA:
TTGTCTACCGTTTTACGACAGAGCATGGAGGAATCCCGGCACCTCTGAATTATCAGGGATTTCCGAAAAGCGTATGCACTTCACTGAATAATGAGATCTGCCACGGAATCCCGGATGAAAATATCATTATCCAGGACGGAGATATTATTAATGTAGATGTTTCTACTATTTTAAATGGATATTTTTCAGATGCATCCCGGATGTTCAAGATGGGAAATGTCTCTGAACGTGCCGAACGTCTTGTACGCGTTACGGAAGAGTGTGTCCAGCGGGGACTTGCAGCCGCAAAGCCATGGGGACATCTGGGCGATATTGCCGATGCCATCAATACGCACGCACAGGCGAATGGTTATTCCGTTGTGGAAGAGATCGGTGGTCACGGGATCGGACTTGAATTTCACGAAGATCCTTTCGTAAGTTACGTTACACCAAAGGGAAGTGAGATGCTCCTCGTTCCGGGTATGATGTTTACCATCGAGCCTATGATCAACGAAGGCAGTCCTGACTTTTTTGTGGACGAAGATAACGACTGGACAGTCTATACGATCGATGACGGTCTTTCCGCACAGATCGAGTACATGGTACTGGTAAAGGAAGACGGCATCGAAGTACTGACCAAATAATAAATGCCCTGTCGAAACTCGCCCTGCGTGTTTTTTTGTGTCTTAACATTTACTAAAAATTTTAAAATTTTTACTTATTTTATGGTAAATTATCACAAGAAATAGTATGATGAAATGGAAGTATTATGAAAGAGAGGGCTTTATATGAAACAAGATAACATGTTGGCTATGATTTTAGCGGGAGGACGTGGTACAAGGCTTCACGACCTGACAAAAAAAGTGGCCAAACCGGCCGTTTCATATGGCGGAAAATATCGTATTATTGACTTTCCACTCAGCAACTGTGCAAATAGTGGTATTGACATTGTCGGTGTCCTCACTCAGTATGAATCTGTTCTCCTCAACAGCTATGCTGCTGCAGGAAGAAGATGGGGACTTGATGCAAAAGATAGTGGAGTTTACATACTTCCTCCTCGTGAGAAAGCAGATACAGGACTTGATGTATACAGAGGAACTGCCGATGCGATCTCCCAGAATATCGACTTTATTGATTCCTATTCACCGGAGTACCTCCTGATTCTTTCCGGAGATCATATTTACAAAATGGATTACGATAAGATGCTTGAGTACCACAAGGCAAATCACGCAGATGCAACGATTGCGGTGATTGAAGTACCAATGAAAGAAGCCAGCCGTTTTGGTATCATGAATACAAATGAGACAGGCCGTATCGTAGAATTTGAAGAAAAACCCGAGAAACCAAAGAGTAACCTTGCATCCATGGGTATTTATATCTTTAACTGGAAACTTCTTCGCAAGATGCTTCTCGCTGATATGAAGAATCCTGAATCCAGTCATGATTTCGGTAAAGATATTATCCCGACCATGCTCGCAGATGAAAAGACGCTTTTCGCCTATAAATTCAAAGGCTACTGGAAAGATGTAGGAACCATTGATTCCCTCTGGGAGGCAAATATGGATCTTCTGAGCAAGAACAATGCATTGGATCTGAACGATTCTTCCTGGAAGATCTATACAGAAGATGTCACTGCTCTTCCACAGTTTGTCGGTGCCGATGCTGATATTGACAGAGCTTTCATCACACAGGGATGTGTCATTAACGGAACTGTTAAGAACTCAGTACTCTTTACAGGTGTAAAAGTTGCTACAGGTGCAAAAGTCATTGACAGCGTCCTGATGCCGGGCGTTGAGGTGGCTGAAGGTGCAGTCGTAACCCGTGCACTTGTTGCCGATAAGGTAAAGATCGGAAAGAATGCCGTAGTCGGCAGTGCAGACAGTGAGAATATCGAACTGGTTGCAAAACGTGTAAAGGGGGAAGAGTAAGATGAGTAAAGCATTTGGAATTATTAACTTTGCAAGAAATGACGTACATGTAAGTGGTATGCTGGATTATCGTCCGATCGGAGCTTTTTCTTTCCTCGGAAGATACCGTGTGATCGACTTTCCTATTTCCAATATGAGTAACAGTGGTATTGATGTCATGCAGGTGTATGTCCGCAGAAAACCCCGTTCCCTTGTAGAACATCTCGGAACAGGACGTCATTATAACATCAACTCCAAGCGTGGAAAGCTGAATATCCTTTTTGCAGAGACGATTGAAGAGAACAATGTCTACAATACAGATATCGCTGCATATATTGAAAACCTTGACTGCTTTGATGAGATTGATTCCGAATATGTTATCCTCGCACCAAGCTATATGGTTTACACAGCAGATTATAATACATTCCTTCAGACTCATATCGAGTCCGGTGCAGATATCACACTGATGTATCACAGTGTAGACAATGCAAAGGATCATTTCCTGAACTGCCATGCACTGGATATCAACAAGCAGAAGGGTGTTCTCTCCATCGAGCCAAACCATGGAAATACAAAGAGCAAAAATATCTTCATGGATACTTATGTAATGAAGAAAACTCTGTTCCTTGAACTGGTTCAGAAAGCTCATAAGCTTTCTTCCATGTATACACTTGCTGATATCGTACGTGAAGAATGTGAAGAACTGGATGTTCGTGCTTATCCTCACCGTGGATTCTTTGCTACGATCACTGACTTCAACAGTTATTATGATGCAAATATGGAACTGATCAACCTCAAGAAAGCAACAGATCTTTTCGATGATAACTGGCCGATCTACACCCGTACAAATGATTCCTGCCCGACGCAGTACTTTGATGGAAGTGAAGTGAAATCTTCCGTTATTTCCAACGGCTGCCTGATCGAGGGTACGATTGAAAATTCTGTTATCGGACGTGGCTGTATCATCAAAGAAGGAGCAGTTGTTAAGAATTGTGTCATCAATGCCGATGTAGTCATCGGAAAGGGTGTCCATGTTGAAAATCTTGTAATAGACAAGCATGCACGCCTGATCCGTGGAAAGCGTGTCATCGCAGCACCAGAAAAACCGGGATATATCAAGCGTGGCGACCGCCTGTAGGGCAACTTTGATCCATTGATCATTTATAAAGATTATTTTGTCAGCAAGACTTTTGTCTTTACATAATAAACCTTCCAAAGAAACCCGCTGCTTCATGGAACTTCCATCGCAGCGGGTTTCTCATAATTTATCTCTTTTCTTCTCTACTCTTTTGAACTTTCCGATTCTTTCTGTAAATAACCGCCAGTCCTTTCAACAACAGATCATCATCCAAAATAATCTCTCTCTTACAATGCGGCACAATCTTCTTCGCAAGTCCGCCTGTCGCAATCACGGTGGCCTCCCCTTCCAGCTCATCCTGCAGTCTGTCAATAATTCCATCGATCGCTGCGGCACTGCTGTAGATAATTCCACTCTTCATGCATTCTACCGTATTCTTTCCTATGATATTCTCCGGTGCTTCAATCCCAATCCCTCCAAGCTGGGATGCACGAGCCGTCAGTGAATCCAGTGACACTCCGATTCCCGGATAGATCATTCCTCCGATATAATTTTTATTTTTGTCAATCACACTGACTGTATTGGCTGTTCCAAGATCCAGGATCAGAAGCGGTACAGGATATTCTGCGATCCCGGCTACTGCATTCACAACCAGATCACTTCCAAGCTGTGCCGGATTATCCATACGGATATTGAGTCCCGTCTTAATCCCTGCTCCTACTACCAGCACTTCTTTCTTGAGGATCTTTTCAACTGCAAGCTTTACAATATTCGTGATCTGCGGAACAACTGAGGAAACGATCCCGCCCTCTATATCACTTCTGTGAATATGATAGATATCCAATACATTTTTAATATCGATCGCATATTCCAGTTCGGTCTTCGTACGCACTGTGGACAGACGTTCCACAAATAAACATTCATCCCCGTCGATACATCCCAGTACAATATTTGTATTTCCTACATCAATCGCTAATATCATTTTTCTCCTGCCCCTCTCTGAAACTCAGGATACGGTCAAGGATCTCTGCCGCTGTATCCTCTTTTGACATCTTGCCGAGCTGCTCATCCCGATCCTTCGTGATAATCGTTACAATGTTCGTATCACCACCGAATCCGGCACCTTCCACCTTCAGGCTGTTCGCAACGATCATATCCAGGTTCTTTTTCTGCAATTTCCCACGGGAATTTTCAAGCATATGCTCCGTCTCCATGGAAAATCCGCAGAGGAACTGTTCTTCTTTCTTATGCATTCCAAGATAAGCTAAAATATCGTCCGTACGCTCCAGCTCCAGTGACAGATTGTCTCCCTTCTTCTTTACTTTCTCATCACTGATATATTTCGGACGGTAATCTGCCACAGCCGCCGCTTTTATGATGATATCCTGTTCAGCAGCCCGTCCTGTCACTTCATCAAACATCTCCTTCGCTGTCGTAACCGGCACAACCTTCACAAACTCCGGCTTCTTCAGTGCTGACGGTCCTGTGACAAGCGTAACCTCTGCACCTCTCTGCATGCAGACCCGTGCGATCGCATATCCCATCCGTCCCGTAGAATGATTCGTGATATAACGAACCGGATCTACCGCCTCCTGCGTCGGTCCTGCGGTCACAAGAACTTTCAGTCCTCTCATGTCCTTTTCCCGTGCCACTTCCTTTAAAATATACTCTAAAAGAAGCTCCGGCTCAGGCATCTTTCCTGCCCCTGTATCTCCACACGCAAGATAGCCGACTGCCGGTGAGATTACTTCATAACCATAATATTCCAGTTTTTTCAGATTATCCTGCACGATGGGATTCTCGAACATATTCGTATTCATTGCCGGTGCAATGATCTTTCTGCATCTGCATGCCATCACCGTTGTTGTCAGCATATCATCCGCAATTCCACCGGCAATCTTCCCGATCACATTCGCACTTGCAGGTGCGAGCATGACAACATCTGCCTTTTTCGCCAACGATACATGCTCCACACTATATTGAAAATTCCGGTCAAACGTATCAACCAGACATTTATTTCCCGTCAGCGTCTCAAACGTGATCGGATTGATAAAGTTCGTGGCATTCTGCGTCATCAGCACATGCACATCTGCGTCCAGCTTCTTTAATGCACTGGCAAGCGATGCGATCTTGTATGCTGCAATACTTCCCGATACGCCTAACAGAACTGTCTTCCCCTTCAGCATCGAGTTTTCCTCCTTTTGTCCGCCTCTTCCAATATTTACGCTTTATTATAGGGCATTGAATATGAAAAATCAACGGCTGTGTATAAAACTCCCTTCCCAGGGAATGCTGTTACTGTTCCTGAATTTTCTGCTGGTGAAGATCTCTTTCTGTCGCAGATCCAGAATCAGAAACAGCAGTCAATATCAGTAAATCAACAAATCACAGGAGGTTTTTATCCATGGACGAACAGACCCGTAAACTTTTAGAAGAGTGTACATCAGGATGCAAAATGGCTGTCAGCAGTATTCAGCAGATCCTTGAATTTACTCAGGACTCAGCACTCCAGAAAATATTGAACAAATACATCGAACAGCATACACACCTGCAGCAGACAGCAGAAAGCCAGTTGTCAGCAGACGGTTTTGAGCCAAAAGATCCGGGAATGCTTGCTTCAGCATTTTCCTGGTTTACAACAGAAATCAAGCTGGGCATGAACTCTGATAATTCTGAGATTGCCAAGGTTCTGATCGATGGATGCAGTATGGGGATCAAAACCCTGGGCGAGCGTGCCAATACACTCTGCCAGGCAGATAAAAGTGCTGATTCCATTGCCCGCAGGATCATAAAACTTGAAGAAGAAATGATCCGTGAACTGGAGCCGTTTTTATAACTTGTCCAATCCTCGCCTTTCCGATATAATATAATTTGGAGGATTTTATATTATGATATGCAAATGACGAATCGTTTTTTGTTATATCTGACTAAGGAAAGAGAGGAAAAAGTATGAAAAATGCAAAATTTGCAGGTGTCCAACGGCTTCTGTCTGCTGTATTTGCTGCTACGGTAGCACTTACTTCTGTGCAGATCCCGGTCTACGCGACACCTCAGACGCAGGCGGCAGAACAGACCAGCCAACTAGTCAATATTGCCGGTGACTGCGAAATTACTGTCCCCAGTTCCCAGAGTGGCTATGGTGCGGAACGTATGACTGACGGAGACAGCAGCACAATGTGGATTCAGAACGATGGAACATGGCCGAGTACCGTGTCCTTAAAATTACCCGCCGATAATACAAAGCGGATCAAAAAAGTCGTATTAAAATTTGAATCCGGTCAGAGTGCGTGGGGAGTTGACGTAACGCTTTCTCATGCACTGAACAACGTTACCAGTGACCTGGTTATAGATAATACTGCCACGGTCACATCTTTCGATGACGGTTATGAATTTACTTATGATACTGCCTTAAGTTTTACGCATACCTTCATTGAACTGTCAAATCCGACTAACAATGGTGCTGCCGGAGGATTCTGGCCGGCACTTGCAGAGGTGGAGATCTGGGCTGAAAATGAAAGTGGTGAGGAGTCTCTTACCAATGTAGCCCCTGCTGCAACGATCACCTCGGTTGGCGGAGATTACGGCACAAAAAGCAACCTCACAGATGAGGACTATAGTTCTCTCTATGTATTTAATGGTGGTGGAATGTCCACTCTGCCAGACGG
This region includes:
- the glgD gene encoding glucose-1-phosphate adenylyltransferase subunit GlgD, with amino-acid sequence MSKAFGIINFARNDVHVSGMLDYRPIGAFSFLGRYRVIDFPISNMSNSGIDVMQVYVRRKPRSLVEHLGTGRHYNINSKRGKLNILFAETIEENNVYNTDIAAYIENLDCFDEIDSEYVILAPSYMVYTADYNTFLQTHIESGADITLMYHSVDNAKDHFLNCHALDINKQKGVLSIEPNHGNTKSKNIFMDTYVMKKTLFLELVQKAHKLSSMYTLADIVREECEELDVRAYPHRGFFATITDFNSYYDANMELINLKKATDLFDDNWPIYTRTNDSCPTQYFDGSEVKSSVISNGCLIEGTIENSVIGRGCIIKEGAVVKNCVINADVVIGKGVHVENLVIDKHARLIRGKRVIAAPEKPGYIKRGDRL
- a CDS encoding methionyl aminopeptidase — translated: MERNEPCWCGSGKKYKKCHMPIDEKIQLHADHGEIVPSRAILKTPAQIEMIRKSADLNTAVLDEVAKHIRIGMSTAEIDEIVYRFTTEHGGIPAPLNYQGFPKSVCTSLNNEICHGIPDENIIIQDGDIINVDVSTILNGYFSDASRMFKMGNVSERAERLVRVTEECVQRGLAAAKPWGHLGDIADAINTHAQANGYSVVEEIGGHGIGLEFHEDPFVSYVTPKGSEMLLVPGMMFTIEPMINEGSPDFFVDEDNDWTVYTIDDGLSAQIEYMVLVKEDGIEVLTK
- a CDS encoding type III pantothenate kinase, whose product is MILAIDVGNTNIVLGCIDGDECLFVERLSTVRTKTELEYAIDIKNVLDIYHIHRSDIEGGIVSSVVPQITNIVKLAVEKILKKEVLVVGAGIKTGLNIRMDNPAQLGSDLVVNAVAGIAEYPVPLLILDLGTANTVSVIDKNKNYIGGMIYPGIGVSLDSLTARASQLGGIGIEAPENIIGKNTVECMKSGIIYSSAAAIDGIIDRLQDELEGEATVIATGGLAKKIVPHCKREIILDDDLLLKGLAVIYRKNRKVQKSREEKR
- the coaBC gene encoding bifunctional phosphopantothenoylcysteine decarboxylase/phosphopantothenate--cysteine ligase CoaBC, with product MLKGKTVLLGVSGSIAAYKIASLASALKKLDADVHVLMTQNATNFINPITFETLTGNKCLVDTFDRNFQYSVEHVSLAKKADVVMLAPASANVIGKIAGGIADDMLTTTVMACRCRKIIAPAMNTNMFENPIVQDNLKKLEYYGYEVISPAVGYLACGDTGAGKMPEPELLLEYILKEVAREKDMRGLKVLVTAGPTQEAVDPVRYITNHSTGRMGYAIARVCMQRGAEVTLVTGPSALKKPEFVKVVPVTTAKEMFDEVTGRAAEQDIIIKAAAVADYRPKYISDEKVKKKGDNLSLELERTDDILAYLGMHKKEEQFLCGFSMETEHMLENSRGKLQKKNLDMIVANSLKVEGAGFGGDTNIVTIITKDRDEQLGKMSKEDTAAEILDRILSFREGQEKNDISD
- a CDS encoding glucose-1-phosphate adenylyltransferase, translated to MKQDNMLAMILAGGRGTRLHDLTKKVAKPAVSYGGKYRIIDFPLSNCANSGIDIVGVLTQYESVLLNSYAAAGRRWGLDAKDSGVYILPPREKADTGLDVYRGTADAISQNIDFIDSYSPEYLLILSGDHIYKMDYDKMLEYHKANHADATIAVIEVPMKEASRFGIMNTNETGRIVEFEEKPEKPKSNLASMGIYIFNWKLLRKMLLADMKNPESSHDFGKDIIPTMLADEKTLFAYKFKGYWKDVGTIDSLWEANMDLLSKNNALDLNDSSWKIYTEDVTALPQFVGADADIDRAFITQGCVINGTVKNSVLFTGVKVATGAKVIDSVLMPGVEVAEGAVVTRALVADKVKIGKNAVVGSADSENIELVAKRVKGEE